From the genome of Prevotella herbatica, one region includes:
- a CDS encoding DUF2461 domain-containing protein has protein sequence MDAKRILNFLSDVSKNNNRDWFHENKDEYDSCKAEFEAGVTKAIAAISQFDPSISHITAKDACFRFYRDVRFREDKRPYKDHFGAYIGAHGKKSLHAGYYIHLQPEACLVSAGAYWLPTNILTACRNEIMGNIDEWRKCVENGKFINLFGYPNEGDWEKHSGKGFGLTHLKTSPKGFPRDYEFIEYLKMKDYACWKYVSDDYYEGDGWLENMVDILKTAKPMMDFTNNVIDDYE, from the coding sequence ATGGATGCTAAAAGAATTTTGAATTTCTTAAGTGATGTTTCCAAAAACAATAATCGTGATTGGTTTCATGAGAATAAGGACGAATATGATAGTTGCAAGGCTGAATTCGAGGCAGGTGTCACTAAAGCAATTGCTGCCATTTCGCAGTTTGATCCTTCGATTTCACACATAACAGCGAAGGATGCATGTTTTCGTTTTTATCGTGATGTTCGTTTCAGAGAAGACAAACGACCATACAAAGATCATTTCGGGGCATATATAGGTGCTCATGGAAAAAAATCTCTTCATGCTGGATATTATATTCATCTTCAGCCTGAAGCATGTCTCGTTTCAGCCGGCGCTTATTGGTTGCCTACAAACATCCTTACGGCTTGTAGAAATGAGATAATGGGAAATATTGATGAGTGGCGTAAGTGTGTTGAGAATGGTAAGTTTATTAATCTATTTGGTTATCCTAATGAGGGTGATTGGGAAAAACATAGTGGAAAAGGATTTGGACTAACACATCTTAAGACATCTCCAAAAGGATTCCCTCGTGATTATGAGTTTATAGAGTATCTTAAAATGAAAGACTATGCTTGTTGGAAATATGTTTCTGATGATTATTACGAAGGTGATGGCTGGCTAGAAAATATGGTAGATATTTTGAAGACAGCCAAACCAATGATGGACTTTACAAATAATGTTATTGACGATTACGAATAA
- the nqrF gene encoding NADH:ubiquinone reductase (Na(+)-transporting) subunit F: protein MGQFIIVSIGVFLATILLLVIMLLVAKKYLSPSGSVEIVINEDKKLSVSQGDSLMSTLNENGIYLPSACGGKASCGQCKVQVLEGGGEILDSERSHFTRKQIKEHWRLGCQCKVNGNLNIKVPESILGVKEWECTVISNKNVSSFIKEFKVALPPGEHMDFVPGSYAQIAIPAYDCIDYDKDFDKDLIGDEYISVWKNFNILSLKAHNPEPTVRAYSMANYPAEGDIITLTVRIASTPFLPRPQVGFMDVPTGIGSSYIFSLKAGDKVRMSGPYGDFHPNFTSGKEMIWIGGGAGMAPLRAQIMHMTKTLHTTDREMHFFYGARALSEAFFLEDFWELEKEFPNFHMHLSLDRPDPKADAAGVKYYAGFAVNCIRDTYLKDHEAPEDCEYYLCGPPMLIKTVTDYLDSLGVENDAIMYDNFG, encoded by the coding sequence ATGGGACAATTTATAATAGTAAGTATAGGAGTCTTCCTTGCTACAATTCTCCTCTTGGTCATAATGCTGCTTGTCGCAAAGAAATACCTTTCACCTAGCGGAAGTGTAGAAATCGTTATTAATGAAGATAAAAAATTATCCGTAAGTCAAGGTGACAGTTTGATGTCTACACTTAACGAAAATGGTATCTATCTTCCTTCAGCCTGCGGTGGAAAAGCTAGCTGTGGTCAGTGTAAAGTACAGGTGCTCGAAGGTGGCGGTGAAATATTAGATTCAGAACGTTCTCATTTTACGCGTAAGCAAATCAAGGAACATTGGCGTCTAGGATGCCAGTGCAAAGTTAACGGTAACTTGAATATTAAAGTGCCAGAGAGTATACTTGGAGTGAAAGAGTGGGAGTGTACCGTTATCTCAAATAAGAACGTAAGTTCTTTTATAAAGGAATTCAAAGTTGCGTTACCTCCAGGGGAACACATGGACTTTGTTCCTGGTTCTTATGCTCAGATTGCTATTCCTGCATACGATTGCATTGATTATGACAAAGATTTCGATAAGGATTTGATTGGCGATGAGTATATATCTGTATGGAAGAACTTTAATATTCTTTCGTTGAAAGCTCATAATCCAGAGCCTACTGTACGTGCGTATTCAATGGCAAATTATCCTGCAGAAGGTGATATCATAACTCTTACTGTACGTATTGCTTCAACACCATTCCTGCCACGTCCACAAGTTGGTTTCATGGATGTCCCTACAGGTATTGGATCTTCTTATATTTTCTCTCTAAAAGCTGGTGATAAGGTTAGAATGAGTGGTCCTTATGGAGATTTCCATCCTAATTTCACATCAGGTAAAGAGATGATATGGATTGGTGGAGGTGCAGGTATGGCTCCTTTGCGTGCGCAGATTATGCACATGACAAAAACTTTGCATACTACTGACAGAGAGATGCACTTCTTCTATGGTGCACGTGCATTAAGTGAAGCATTCTTCCTTGAAGACTTTTGGGAACTTGAAAAAGAATTTCCAAATTTCCACATGCACTTGTCTCTAGACCGTCCAGATCCCAAAGCCGATGCTGCAGGTGTTAAATATTATGCTGGATTTGCCGTTAATTGCATTCGTGATACATATCTTAAAGACCACGAAGCACCAGAAGATTGTGAGTATTATCTTTGTGGACCTCCAATGCTCATTAAGACAGTTACTGACTATCTTGACAGTCTTGGAGTTGAAAATGATGCTATTATGTATGATAACTTTGGATAA
- the nqrE gene encoding NADH:ubiquinone reductase (Na(+)-transporting) subunit E gives MEHLISLFFRSIFVDNMIFAFFLGMCSFLAVSKNVKTSLGLGLAVTFVLLVTVPVDYLLQVYVLGPDCLIDGVDLSYLSFILFIAVIAGITQLVEMAVEKYSPSLYAALGIFLPLIAVNCAIMGASLFMQQRINLDPSNTQYIGNVWDAIAYAVGSGLGWTLAIVSMGAIREKMQYSDVPKPLQGLGITFITVGLMAIAMMCFSGLKF, from the coding sequence ATGGAACATTTAATAAGTTTATTTTTCAGATCCATATTTGTGGACAACATGATTTTCGCATTCTTCTTGGGTATGTGCTCTTTTCTTGCCGTATCGAAGAATGTAAAAACTTCATTAGGACTAGGATTAGCCGTGACATTCGTGTTACTGGTCACAGTTCCTGTGGATTATTTGCTACAGGTATATGTCCTAGGTCCTGATTGTCTTATAGATGGTGTAGATTTATCATACCTAAGTTTTATATTGTTTATTGCTGTCATAGCCGGTATTACCCAATTAGTTGAGATGGCTGTTGAGAAATATTCGCCATCACTTTATGCTGCTCTTGGTATATTTCTTCCGCTTATCGCTGTGAACTGTGCTATTATGGGTGCGTCACTGTTTATGCAGCAGCGCATTAATCTCGATCCTTCAAACACACAATATATAGGTAATGTGTGGGATGCGATAGCTTATGCTGTTGGTAGTGGCTTAGGTTGGACACTAGCAATTGTCTCAATGGGAGCGATAAGAGAAAAAATGCAATATAGTGATGTGCCAAAACCTCTTCAGGGATTAGGCATTACTTTTATTACAGTTGGTCTTATGGCAATAGCAATGATGTGTTTCTCTGGTCTTAAATTTTAA
- a CDS encoding NADH:ubiquinone reductase (Na(+)-transporting) subunit D, whose product MSKLFSKENKEVLTGPFNGNNPILVQVLGICSSLAVTSQLKPSIVMGLAVAVITAFSNVIVSLIRKTIPNRIRIIVQLVVVAALVTIVSQILKAFAYDVSVQLSVYVGLIITNCILMGRLEAFAMMNKPWPSFLDGLGNGLGYALILVVVGAVRELLGRGTLLGFTIIPQSAYDAGYINNGMMTMPAMALILLGCVIWIHRAYFYKEEENK is encoded by the coding sequence ATGAGTAAACTGTTTTCAAAGGAGAACAAAGAGGTTCTAACAGGTCCGTTTAATGGAAATAATCCTATATTAGTACAGGTTCTTGGAATCTGTTCTTCTCTTGCGGTCACTTCGCAATTAAAACCTTCAATTGTTATGGGGCTTGCCGTAGCAGTAATCACTGCCTTTTCAAATGTTATTGTTTCTTTGATTCGTAAGACAATACCTAATCGTATTCGTATTATTGTTCAGTTGGTAGTTGTTGCTGCATTAGTAACAATTGTCAGTCAGATACTGAAGGCTTTTGCCTATGATGTAAGTGTTCAGTTGTCAGTGTATGTAGGTCTTATAATAACAAACTGCATACTAATGGGACGTCTTGAAGCTTTTGCTATGATGAACAAACCTTGGCCTAGTTTTCTTGATGGATTAGGAAACGGACTTGGTTATGCGTTGATATTGGTTGTTGTCGGTGCCGTGCGTGAACTTTTAGGACGTGGTACGCTACTAGGATTTACAATTATTCCGCAGTCAGCTTATGATGCCGGATACATTAACAATGGTATGATGACAATGCCTGCAATGGCATTGATACTTCTGGGATGTGTAATCTGGATACATAGAGCTTATTTTTATAAAGAAGAGGAAAATAAATAA
- the nqrC gene encoding NADH:ubiquinone reductase (Na(+)-transporting) subunit C, translating into MATKKFRCKVCGYIHEGDTAPEKCPICQSPSSEFEEITESGEENVHHAGKKGLNTNGNTYTIIYSSIIVVIVAFLMAFVFQALKPAQDANVALDKKKQILAALNIRDISDKQAADEYVKDITADAIIDAAGKTVAKGSEGGEKSGFKLNSADYKAGKLALFVCKVNGETKYVMPVYGMGLWGPIWGYIAVNADKTTIFGAYFNHESETAGLGAEIKDNIAWQEQFKGKKIFKNGSDDVALSVLKKSDVKDPTTQCDGVTGATLTSNGVSAMLKDCLSKYKTFLNEK; encoded by the coding sequence ATGGCAACAAAGAAATTCAGATGTAAAGTTTGTGGATATATCCATGAGGGCGACACTGCTCCAGAAAAATGTCCGATATGTCAATCTCCGTCTTCGGAATTTGAGGAGATAACGGAGAGTGGTGAAGAGAATGTTCATCATGCTGGTAAAAAGGGATTAAATACCAATGGTAATACATATACTATTATCTATTCATCAATAATAGTCGTCATCGTAGCTTTTTTAATGGCTTTTGTATTTCAAGCCTTAAAGCCTGCACAAGATGCAAATGTGGCTCTTGATAAGAAAAAGCAGATCCTTGCAGCATTGAATATCAGAGATATTTCTGACAAGCAGGCTGCCGATGAGTATGTTAAGGATATCACAGCGGATGCTATCATAGATGCTGCTGGAAAAACAGTAGCAAAGGGTTCTGAAGGTGGTGAAAAAAGTGGTTTTAAATTAAACAGTGCGGATTACAAGGCTGGTAAACTTGCTTTGTTTGTATGTAAGGTTAATGGGGAAACTAAGTATGTAATGCCTGTCTATGGTATGGGACTTTGGGGACCAATATGGGGCTATATAGCAGTTAATGCAGATAAAACAACTATTTTTGGTGCTTATTTCAATCATGAAAGTGAGACAGCAGGACTTGGTGCTGAAATAAAAGACAATATTGCATGGCAGGAGCAGTTCAAGGGAAAGAAAATTTTTAAGAATGGTTCTGATGATGTAGCTTTGTCTGTTCTTAAGAAGAGCGACGTTAAGGATCCAACGACACAATGCGATGGCGTTACTGGTGCCACTTTGACATCCAATGGCGTGAGCGCTATGCTTAAGGATTGTCTCTCAAAGTATAAAACATTTCTTAATGAAAAATAA
- a CDS encoding aminoacyl-histidine dipeptidase, with product MSNAELKPAHVFEQFAEINKIPRPSKHEEMMIEYLKKFGASHNLETKVDETGNVLIHKPATKGFENRATTILQSHMDMVCDKLVDVDFDFHKDAIQTYVDGEWLHAKGTTLGADDGIGDAIELAILASEDIEHGPIECVFTRDEETGLTGAFGMKSDFMSGKYLINLDSEDEGQIFVSCAGGINTTATFTFKREKAPANYFFMEGSLKGLNGGHSGDDINKKRANAIKIMARFLYMEQDKMDVRLAQWNSGKMHNAIPRDGKIIFAVPADKKEEVRSDWNIFAADVEDEFHVTDPTMVWDMHSTDSQNVLPKTASHNVILSLQALDNGPLTNCQDEAIAYMVETSSNVASVQSEEDKIIIVSSQRSNVMSNLRNMANAIKATFELAGANVEQNDGYPAWKMNPESKLVKITVEAYKKLFGKDPVVKGIHAGLECGLFSEKYPNLDMVSFGPTLRNVHTPDECLFIPTVQIVWDHLLEILKNIPQE from the coding sequence ATGAGTAATGCAGAATTAAAACCAGCTCATGTATTTGAGCAGTTCGCCGAAATTAACAAAATTCCACGCCCATCAAAGCATGAGGAAATGATGATTGAATATCTAAAGAAGTTTGGTGCAAGCCATAATCTTGAAACAAAAGTTGACGAAACTGGTAATGTTCTAATACATAAACCAGCGACAAAGGGATTTGAAAACCGTGCGACAACAATATTACAGAGCCACATGGATATGGTTTGTGACAAACTTGTTGACGTGGACTTTGATTTCCACAAAGATGCTATACAAACATACGTTGACGGAGAATGGTTGCACGCAAAAGGTACAACTCTTGGTGCCGATGACGGTATTGGAGATGCTATAGAACTGGCTATTCTTGCCAGCGAAGATATAGAACACGGTCCTATTGAATGCGTTTTCACACGTGATGAAGAAACCGGACTTACTGGAGCATTTGGCATGAAGTCTGATTTCATGAGCGGCAAGTATCTTATAAACCTTGACTCTGAAGACGAAGGACAAATATTCGTAAGCTGCGCAGGAGGAATTAATACAACTGCAACATTCACATTCAAACGTGAGAAAGCACCTGCAAACTACTTCTTTATGGAAGGTTCACTAAAAGGATTAAACGGAGGTCATTCTGGTGACGACATAAATAAGAAGAGAGCAAACGCTATAAAGATTATGGCGCGCTTCCTATATATGGAACAGGATAAAATGGATGTCCGTCTAGCACAATGGAACTCTGGAAAAATGCACAACGCGATACCTCGCGATGGCAAAATAATATTTGCTGTTCCTGCAGATAAGAAAGAAGAGGTTAGGTCTGATTGGAATATATTTGCAGCAGACGTAGAAGACGAGTTCCATGTAACAGACCCAACAATGGTTTGGGACATGCATAGCACTGATTCACAAAATGTTTTGCCAAAGACGGCATCACACAATGTAATCCTTTCTTTGCAGGCTTTGGACAATGGTCCTCTTACGAACTGCCAAGACGAGGCAATTGCATATATGGTTGAAACATCAAGCAACGTAGCCAGCGTTCAGAGTGAAGAAGATAAAATCATTATAGTTTCAAGTCAGAGAAGTAATGTTATGAGCAATCTTCGCAATATGGCAAACGCTATTAAAGCCACTTTCGAACTTGCAGGAGCCAACGTTGAACAAAACGATGGTTATCCAGCATGGAAAATGAACCCAGAAAGCAAACTTGTGAAGATTACCGTTGAAGCATACAAAAAACTATTTGGAAAAGATCCTGTTGTAAAAGGTATTCATGCAGGATTGGAATGCGGACTATTCTCAGAGAAATATCCTAACTTAGACATGGTTAGCTTTGGCCCGACATTACGTAATGTTCACACTCCAGACGAGTGCTTATTTATTCCTACAGTACAAATAGTTTGGGATCATCTTTTGGAGATACTTAAAAACATTCCACAAGAGTAA
- a CDS encoding OmpH family outer membrane protein, giving the protein MNKKNIFKTMAVVAVATMAMTSCDQSAPKLDSKSDAAQSNPTKLKIAYVEVDSIMSQYKFCKDYSLTLQKKGQNIQSTLAAKQQQLQAAAANFQQKVQQNAYTREQAEAINAGLQRQNADLQTLNQRLSAEFQSETNKYNNALRDSIQNFLKVYNKDKKYTLILSKAGDNLLYADKTYDITNEVIAGLNKSYKPSAKMAATEKK; this is encoded by the coding sequence ATGAACAAGAAAAACATTTTCAAGACCATGGCAGTTGTAGCTGTAGCTACGATGGCTATGACTAGTTGCGACCAGTCTGCTCCAAAGCTGGACTCTAAATCTGATGCCGCTCAGTCAAATCCAACAAAACTTAAGATTGCTTATGTTGAAGTTGACAGTATTATGAGTCAATACAAGTTCTGTAAGGACTATTCTTTGACTTTACAGAAGAAGGGCCAGAATATTCAGAGTACTCTTGCTGCAAAGCAGCAACAACTACAGGCAGCTGCTGCTAATTTTCAGCAAAAAGTTCAGCAGAATGCTTATACACGTGAGCAAGCTGAGGCCATCAATGCTGGTTTGCAGAGACAGAATGCTGATTTGCAAACATTGAATCAACGTTTGAGTGCTGAGTTCCAGAGTGAGACAAATAAATATAATAATGCTCTTCGTGACAGTATACAGAATTTCCTGAAGGTTTATAATAAGGATAAGAAATATACTTTGATTTTGAGCAAGGCTGGTGACAACCTTCTTTATGCTGATAAGACTTATGATATAACAAATGAGGTTATTGCAGGTCTTAACAAGTCATACAAGCCTTCTGCAAAGATGGCTGCTACTGAGAAAAAATAA
- the nth gene encoding endonuclease III: protein MTRKERFNYILDYFSKKVGNVTTELDFGSAFQLLVATLLSAQCTDKRINMVTPNLFKHYPTANEMAKADVEDIFELVKSVSYPNAKANHLSEMSKMLMSDFDGNVPDNTEDLTKLPGVGRKTANVIQAVWFGKPTLAVDTHVYRVSHRLGLVPANANTPFKVECELLKYIPENEVTNAHHWLLLHGRYTCKSLNPQCDKCALNDICPKIMEGSKLA from the coding sequence ATGACAAGAAAAGAAAGATTCAACTATATTTTAGATTACTTCAGTAAGAAAGTTGGAAACGTAACAACCGAACTTGATTTCGGTAGTGCTTTTCAATTACTCGTTGCGACTTTACTTAGCGCACAATGCACTGACAAACGCATAAACATGGTCACTCCAAATTTGTTTAAGCATTATCCTACTGCAAATGAAATGGCAAAGGCTGATGTTGAAGACATATTTGAATTAGTTAAAAGCGTAAGCTATCCTAATGCAAAAGCTAATCACCTTTCGGAGATGTCGAAAATGCTGATGAGTGACTTTGATGGGAACGTTCCTGACAACACCGAAGATTTAACAAAACTACCTGGAGTTGGAAGAAAAACAGCAAACGTAATTCAGGCAGTATGGTTTGGTAAACCTACTCTTGCGGTTGACACACATGTATATAGAGTAAGCCACAGGCTAGGACTTGTTCCAGCTAATGCCAATACTCCATTTAAGGTTGAATGTGAACTATTGAAATACATTCCAGAGAATGAAGTAACAAACGCTCATCACTGGTTACTTTTGCATGGAAGATACACATGTAAAAGTCTGAATCCACAATGCGATAAATGTGCATTGAATGATATATGCCCAAAGATTATGGAAGGAAGTAAACTAGCTTAA
- the htpG gene encoding molecular chaperone HtpG, producing the protein MQKGNIGVTTEDIFPVIKKFLYSDHEIFLREMISNAVDATQKIKTLAEKGDFKGELGDLAVRITLDEAAKTITISDNGIGMTEEEIDKYINQIAFSGVTDFLDKYKDNANAIIGHFGLGFYSSFMVSDRVDIITRSYKDGSKGVKWTCDGTPSFEIEDVEKDGRGSEIVLHISDDCKEFLQKSKIEELLNKYCKFMPVPLVFGKKTEWKDGKQVDTAEDNVINSIEPLWTKAPASLKDEDYKKFYSELYPMQDEPLFWIHLNVDYPFNLTGILYFPRIKNNIELQRNKIQLYCNQVFVTDQVEGIVPEFLTLLHGVIDSPDIPLNVSRSYLQSDANVKKISTYITKKVADRLQSIFKEDRKGYEEKWDNLKIFINYGMLSQEDFYDRAKDFTLLKDVEGKYFTFEEYKTLIKDEQTDKDGYLVYLYANNMEEQYTYIEAAKNKGYNVLLLDGQLDTPIVSMLEQKLEKVRFTRVDADIADRLIAKEETKENNLGADDSNNLSKVFSSQMPHLEKAEFNVEVQSLGENSQPVVITQSEYMRRMKQISQFQPGMSFYQQMPDSYTLVLNSDHSLVKKVLDNCNNKISDALKPILSELKGLQARLTALHQSQSSKKPEEVTKEEKDDLQNTEKAINEQKTKQTEIISEYAKDDEIVHQLIDLALLQNGMLKGQALDSFLKRSVDLIK; encoded by the coding sequence ATGCAAAAAGGAAATATTGGGGTTACAACAGAGGATATATTCCCTGTTATTAAAAAGTTTCTCTATTCTGATCATGAAATCTTTCTTCGTGAAATGATTAGTAACGCTGTTGACGCTACGCAGAAAATAAAAACTCTTGCTGAAAAAGGTGATTTCAAGGGAGAACTTGGCGATTTGGCTGTTCGTATAACTTTGGATGAGGCTGCAAAGACCATTACTATAAGTGATAATGGTATTGGTATGACAGAAGAGGAGATTGATAAATATATCAATCAGATTGCTTTCTCAGGTGTTACAGACTTCCTTGACAAGTATAAAGATAATGCAAATGCTATTATTGGTCATTTTGGATTGGGGTTCTATTCTAGTTTCATGGTCAGTGACCGTGTAGACATAATCACTCGTTCTTACAAGGATGGTTCAAAGGGTGTTAAGTGGACTTGTGACGGTACTCCTTCTTTCGAAATTGAGGATGTTGAGAAAGATGGACGTGGTAGCGAGATTGTATTACATATAAGTGATGACTGCAAAGAATTCCTTCAGAAATCAAAGATCGAGGAACTACTCAATAAGTATTGTAAGTTTATGCCTGTACCATTGGTATTTGGTAAGAAGACTGAATGGAAAGATGGCAAACAGGTTGATACTGCTGAGGATAATGTTATCAATAGCATTGAACCACTTTGGACGAAAGCTCCTGCAAGTCTTAAAGACGAAGATTATAAGAAATTCTATAGCGAACTGTATCCTATGCAGGATGAACCATTGTTCTGGATTCATCTTAATGTGGATTATCCGTTTAATCTCACCGGTATTCTTTATTTCCCACGTATAAAGAATAATATTGAGTTGCAGCGCAACAAGATTCAGTTGTATTGCAATCAAGTTTTCGTAACAGATCAAGTTGAGGGTATTGTTCCTGAGTTCCTTACTTTGCTACATGGTGTTATTGATTCTCCGGATATTCCTTTGAATGTAAGTCGAAGCTATTTGCAGAGTGATGCTAATGTAAAGAAGATTTCTACTTATATCACGAAGAAGGTTGCTGACCGTTTACAGAGTATCTTTAAGGAAGATCGTAAAGGATATGAGGAAAAATGGGATAACTTGAAGATATTCATCAACTACGGCATGCTTTCACAGGAAGATTTCTATGATCGTGCTAAGGACTTTACATTGTTGAAGGATGTCGAAGGTAAGTATTTTACTTTCGAAGAATATAAGACTTTGATTAAAGATGAGCAGACAGACAAGGATGGTTATCTAGTTTATCTCTATGCAAACAACATGGAGGAGCAGTACACTTATATTGAAGCAGCAAAGAATAAAGGATATAATGTCTTATTGCTCGACGGTCAGTTGGATACTCCTATTGTCAGCATGCTTGAACAAAAACTTGAAAAGGTTCGTTTCACACGTGTTGATGCGGATATTGCAGATCGACTTATTGCTAAGGAGGAGACTAAGGAGAATAATCTTGGTGCCGATGACAGCAATAACCTTTCAAAGGTATTTAGTTCACAGATGCCACATCTTGAAAAGGCAGAATTTAATGTTGAGGTTCAATCTCTAGGCGAAAATAGTCAACCTGTAGTGATAACACAGAGTGAGTATATGCGTAGAATGAAGCAGATTAGTCAGTTCCAGCCGGGAATGAGTTTCTATCAGCAAATGCCTGATAGCTACACTCTAGTTCTTAACAGTGATCATTCTTTGGTTAAGAAAGTCCTTGATAACTGCAATAACAAAATCTCAGATGCTCTTAAACCTATTCTTAGTGAATTGAAAGGCTTGCAGGCACGTCTTACAGCACTGCATCAAAGTCAGTCTAGTAAGAAGCCTGAAGAGGTGACAAAAGAAGAGAAGGATGATTTGCAGAATACAGAGAAAGCAATAAACGAGCAGAAGACTAAACAGACTGAGATTATTTCTGAGTATGCAAAGGATGATGAAATAGTTCATCAGCTCATTGACTTGGCTTTGCTGCAGAACGGAATGTTGAAGGGACAGGCTCTCGATTCATTCCTAAAGCGTTCTGTTGATTTGATAAAGTAA
- a CDS encoding RNA polymerase sigma factor: MKDTNAEFSIIAEYYSQHYEELKAFVAKRLLYSETAEDIVQNVFLKLMSIDSMVTPVTLPSLVYTTARNLIYDYWRHRKYVDEYEHYVKHSGGMFVGVSSDNPMSVYSVNEINEILEHGITSLSEHQQKIYRLNIYNGMKVSEISQTLDMNYKSVEHRLGSARKEVREYIRKALA, translated from the coding sequence ATGAAAGATACTAATGCCGAATTCAGTATAATCGCTGAATATTACTCTCAACATTACGAAGAGCTCAAAGCCTTTGTTGCTAAACGCTTGCTATATAGTGAGACTGCTGAGGACATTGTTCAGAATGTCTTCTTGAAGTTGATGTCTATAGATAGTATGGTCACTCCTGTTACATTACCAAGTCTAGTTTATACAACAGCTCGCAACTTGATATATGATTATTGGCGTCATCGTAAGTATGTTGACGAATATGAGCATTATGTAAAGCATTCAGGAGGAATGTTTGTAGGTGTCTCTTCAGATAATCCAATGTCGGTTTACTCCGTAAATGAGATCAATGAAATCTTGGAACACGGTATAACATCTTTGTCTGAACATCAACAAAAGATTTATCGTCTAAATATATATAATGGTATGAAAGTGTCTGAAATTTCCCAGACATTAGATATGAATTACAAAAGTGTTGAACATCGTCTTGGTTCAGCCCGTAAGGAGGTTAGGGAATATATACGCAAGGCTTTGGCCTAA